From the Pseudomonas kermanshahensis genome, one window contains:
- the gbcB gene encoding glycine-betaine demethylase subunit GbcB, giving the protein MSDTFLNPVTTQTWANGRHIVRCVKVIQETWDVRTFCFMADQPIMFFFKPGQFVTLELEIEGKPVMRSYTISSSPSVPYSFSITVKRVPGGHVSNYLHDTMHEGAELPVHGPVGLFNAIDFPSGKVLYLSGGVGITPVMSMARWFYDTNANVDMVFVHSARSPKDIIFHRELEQMASRIPNFSLHIICEKHGLGEPWAGYRGYLNQRLMELIAPDYMERTVFCCGPTPYMTAVKRMLEAVGFDMKNYHEESFGATPAEAKADAVEHAEQAADAPEVDVSDLNLVEFIGSEKSIRIAPGETVHAAAAKVGLMIPKACGMGICGTCKVLKLGGEVEMEHNGGITEDDEAEGYILSCCSVPKGDVRIDY; this is encoded by the coding sequence CGGCCGCCACATCGTGCGCTGCGTCAAGGTCATCCAGGAGACCTGGGACGTGCGCACCTTCTGCTTCATGGCCGACCAACCGATCATGTTCTTCTTCAAGCCAGGGCAGTTCGTCACCTTGGAGCTTGAGATCGAAGGCAAGCCGGTGATGCGCTCCTACACCATCTCCAGTTCGCCGTCGGTGCCATACAGCTTCTCGATCACCGTCAAGCGGGTGCCGGGTGGGCATGTCTCCAACTACCTGCACGACACCATGCACGAAGGCGCCGAACTGCCTGTGCACGGGCCGGTGGGGCTGTTCAACGCCATCGACTTCCCGTCGGGCAAAGTGTTGTACCTCTCGGGCGGTGTCGGTATTACCCCGGTAATGTCGATGGCGCGGTGGTTCTACGACACCAACGCCAATGTCGACATGGTCTTCGTGCACAGCGCCCGTTCGCCGAAAGACATCATCTTCCACCGCGAGCTGGAGCAGATGGCCTCGCGCATCCCCAACTTCAGCCTGCACATCATTTGCGAGAAGCACGGGCTGGGCGAGCCCTGGGCCGGTTACCGCGGTTACCTGAACCAGCGTTTGATGGAACTGATCGCGCCCGACTACATGGAGCGCACGGTATTCTGCTGCGGCCCGACGCCGTACATGACCGCGGTCAAACGCATGCTGGAAGCCGTCGGCTTCGACATGAAGAACTACCACGAAGAGTCGTTCGGCGCGACGCCCGCAGAAGCCAAGGCCGATGCCGTGGAGCATGCCGAGCAGGCTGCCGATGCGCCGGAAGTGGATGTTTCGGACCTCAACCTGGTGGAGTTCATCGGCAGCGAGAAGAGCATCCGCATCGCCCCGGGCGAGACCGTGCATGCGGCGGCGGCGAAAGTTGGGCTGATGATCCCCAAGGCTTGCGGCATGGGCATTTGCGGGACATGCAAGGTGCTCAAGCTGGGTGGCGAGGTGGAGATGGAACACAACGGCGGCATTACCGAGGATGACGAGGCCGAGGGGTACATCCTGTCGTGCTGCAGTGTGCCGAAAGGGGATGTGCGGATCGATTACTGA